The genomic stretch TGGCGGAGCGGGTGGAGGCGATCGTGCTGGGCTGCACCCATTACCCGCTGCTGGAGGAGCTGCTGCGTGAGCTGCTTCCGCCCGAGGTGGTGCTGGTGGATCCGGCCCAGGCGGCGGTGGCTCAGCTGGGTCAACGGCTGGGCAAGGCACCCGTCCATCAGGCCCGCTGCTGTGGCCTGCACCCCAGGGAGGTGCCGGTGGAGCGGGGACGATTCTGCGTCACGGGAGATGCCGAGGCCTTTGCCCTGGCCGCAGCCCCCTGGCTCGGCTGGCAACCCCAGGTGGAGCAGGTCTGCCTGCGTTCGTCGGTGGGAGCCTTCTAGGATCTGCGCACCGGGCGGGAGACATGGCCACCGTTGCAGAGCTGCTCCAGCCGGTCGAGAACGACCTGGAAACCCTGCTGAGCGATCTGCGCAGTCTGATCGGAGCGGGGCATCCCATTCTTCAGGCGGCAGCCGAGCACCTGTTCAGTGCTGGAGGCAAGCGGATCCGCCCCGGCATCGTGCTGCTGCTCTCCCGCGCCCTCTCTCCCGACGGCGAACTCTCCAGCCGCCACAGGCGCCTGGCGGAGATCACCGAGATGATCCACACCGCCTCGCTCGTTCACGACGACGTGGTGGACGAGGCCTCCACCAGGCGCGGTGTGGACACGGTGCACAGCCGTTTCAACAATCGCCTGGCGGTGCTCGCCGGTGATTTCCTCTTTGCCCAGGCCAGCTGGCACCTGGCCAACCTCGACGACCTAGCCGTCGTCAAGCTGCTTTCCCGCGTGATCATGGACCTCGCCGATGGCGAGGTGAGGCAGGGCCTCTACCGCTATGACACCGGCCAGAGCTTCGAGACCTATCTCGACAAGAGCTACTGCAAGACGGCCTCCCTGATCGCCAACAGCGCCAAGGCGTCCGGTGTGCTCAGCGGCCTCGCTGACGACCGCCTCGAAGACCTCTACCGCTTCGGGCGCCAGCTCGGCCTTGCCTTCCAGGTGGTCGATGACATTCTCGACTTCACCGGCAGCGACCAGCAGCTCGGCAAGCCCGCCGCCAGCGATCTGGCCACCGGCTATCTCACGGCTCCGGTGCTCTTTGCCCTGGAGGAACGTCCTGCCCTGGCCGGCCTGATTGAACGGGAACTCTGTGAGCCCGAGGACCTCGCCCAGGCCCTGGCCCTGGTGCGGGGCTGCGAAGCGATCCCCCGCTCCAGGGCCCTGGCCGAAGGGTTTGCCCGCGAGGCCGGTGAAGCCCTGCAGTGGCTCAGCCCCTCCGACTCGCGCACAGCCCTGCTCAGCCTTCCCGACTTCGTGCTCAGCCGGCTCTACTGAGCCGGCTCTGCTATCGACGGAGCCTCGGCCGCCGCTCGACCGGCGGTTGATTGGCCACCAGCAGCAGACCCGCCACGATCGCCAGATTCTTCAGCAGCTGGATGCGGTCGGCGGTGTCAGCCAGCTCGCTGTGGAAGATGAGGGTGGTGGGCACCAGGAAGACCAGCAGCAACACCGCTCCCAGACGCTGACGCCAGCCCAGGATCAGCAGGGCCGATCCCACCGCCAGCAGCGCGATGGCCAGCACCAGCAGCAGAGGGGCCAGAGGCAGGCCTCGGGCCGCGATCGTGCCGGCCACCGCGCCGAAGTTGGTCAGCTTGCCGACGAGGGCATGCACGAACACCAGGGCGAGCAGCACTCGGGCCACCCCCTCAATCCAGGGATTGGCCCGGTGGCGCTGGCCAGAGCGGGAGAGGCGCAGCTGGGGCCTGGAGCTCCTCATCGTGAACCGTGCATGGGGCCTGCAGTCTGCTGGCACCAGATTGGGTCTCGTGATGGCACAGTGCAAGGGCACGTCAGGATCCACGCCATGGTCGGCCTTTCGTTGCTACGAGCCCCGGTGCTGCCGACCCCGGTGGTGCTGTCGACCCTGGGAGCTGGCCTGGGAAGCGTGCTGCTGATCACTCAGGCCGCCATCGCCGAACCAGCGATCCGGGCGGACTATCGCTGCAGCGGCCCTGGAGAAACGCTGCAGGTCACGGCCCTGTTCTTCCCCGAGAACCCGCGGCAGGTGGTGCTGATCGTGGAGGAGCAGGCGGTGCGCCTGCCCCAGGCCCCCTCCGGCAGTGGCGCCCGCTACAGCTCCCTGGGCCAGGAGTTCTGGGTGAAGGGCCGGGAAGCGCGCTGGATCCGCACTCACGCACAAGCGGAACAGCCCCTGACCTGTGCGGTCGTTCCCCAGGGCCGCTGATGCAGCAGAGGCGTCTGACGGCATCGGACCTTCCCTTCATGATGGAGTCCATCGACCGCAACCCCAGCGTGAGCGAGCGCGCGTCCCACCCGGCGGAGCCCTGCGAACCGGCCGACACAGCCGACCCTTCAACCGTGGAGCGTCTACCCATTCTGGTGAGCCTGGGCCGGACGCTCGCTGAAGCCCGGGAAGCCCAGGGCATCCCCCTGGCGGTGCTGGCGGAGCAGAACTACCTCTCCGCCGACCGGCTCGATGCCCTGGAATCTGGCGACCACACGCGGCTGCCCGAGAGGATCTACCTGATTGCCCAGGCCAGACGGGTGGCCACCAGCCTCGGCCTCGACGCCGACCAGCTGACCGAGCCCCTGCTGGAGATCCACCTGCCTGGAGTCAAACGCACGGCCGCACCTTCCTCGGCTCCCGTGGCGAGGGTGAGCCTGGCGGCTCCCGCCATGGCTCCCCGGGACCCCAGCAGCACCGCCCGGCTTGAGCCAGCCCGAAAGCCCCGACGGGTCGGAGTGACCTGGCTGCTGGCAGGCGTTGCCGGCGTGGTGGCCCTCGTGGTGGGCCTGGCCCTGGGGTGGAAGCCAAGCCAGCCCAAGGCCACCACCACGACGCGCCCACCCGCGGGAGCCGAGGCCAGCACAACCATCAGCCCAGCCGGCAAGCCCAGCCAGTCCACCAGTGCCGGCAAGCCCAGCCAGGGAAGCCTTCAGCTCAGCAGCCGTGAACCCAGTTGGCTGGAAGTGCGCAATGGCGAGGACAAGGAGCTGTTCCGGGGTCTGTTCACCGGCACCGGCAATTTTTCTCTGGGGTCAGGACTGAAGGTGCTGGCGGGCCGCCCGGACCTGATCACGGTGACCACCGCCTCTGGCGAGTCCGAGACCCTGGGCACGATCGAGCAGATCAGCTGGCAGCAGTTCTCCAGCAGTGGGGAACGTCAGCCCTCCCAGCGCCGATCCAGCCCCTGAAGCCGCCCGGGAGAGAATGCCACGACCCCCTGGAGCAGTCTGATCGAGCGCATCTGCGAACCCGAACTGATGGATGGGGCCGAGCAGGCCTGGGCCTATGCCGCTGCCGATTTCAATGCCAGCGACCAGGCGATGGTGGACCGCATCGCCCTCTGTTTCGGTTCCCGGCTCGGAGAGCGGATCCTCGATCTGGGCTGCGGCCCCGGCAACATCACCTTCCGGCTGGCGAGCCGCTACCCCTCCAGCCGGGTGGTGGGAGTGGATGGTTCAGGCGCGATGCTGGCCATCGCCCTCGCCCGCCTGGATCAGCGGAGACAGCACCAGCAGGACTCCCCGCCCTGCGGATCCGTGAGCTTCGTGCAGGCGCTGCTCCCCTCGTCCCGGCTGCAGGGGGGCTACGACGCTGTGGTGAGCAACAGCCTGCTGCATCATCTCCACGATCCCCAGGTTCTCTGGAGCACGGTGCGCCAACTGGCGGCCCCCGGGGCCGCGATCTACATCAAGGATCTGCGCCGCCCCCCCGATCAGACCACCCTCGAGCGGCTGGTGGCCACCCATGCGGCGGGGGCCCCTCCCGTGCTCCGGCACGACTACCGCCAGTCCCTCGGGGCTGCCTTCACGGTTCAGGAGGTGCAGGACCAGCTGCGTCAGGCCGGCCTCGGACAGCTGCTGGTGCGGGAAGCCGAGGATCGCTATCTGGAGGTCATGGGCCGGCACCCGGCATGAACCAGCTGCCGGTGAACCTGCTCGTGGATCCACACGGACAGGGGGGGAGGTCACCCTTACTCTTGCCGCACGTTCTGTGCATCACCGAAGCCGTTGCTCAGCTCCCTTCACGCGCGTCCGACACGCCAACCCCGGAACGCTCTCCTGCTTGGGCTCACGGCTCTGCTCCAGGCGCTGATGCTCCCGGCCGCCGTCTTCGCCGAGGAGGAGCAGACAGCCGAGCCCCCCGCACCCTCCCCCTGGAGCGCCACGGTGGAGCTGTATGGCTTCGCTCCCCTGCGCACCACAGGCAGCACCACCGTCAGGGGGCTGACCGCCGATGTGGACCTCGATCTTGAGCAGGTGCTGCGTCCGCTGACCATGGCGGCCTACGTCCGAGGCAGCGTCGAGTACAAGCGGCTGGGTCTGCTCACCGACCTGAGCTATGTGTCGGTGCGCGGGGAAGACGCCGTGACGTCCCCCGCTGGCAGCAGACGACTGAGCGCGAAGCTGAACAACATCCAGGGCATCTATGACGTGGCCCTTCGCTATCGCTTCGGTGACAGGGAGCAGGCCGTTGCCAAGGCCGGCAGCTTCAGCGTGATCCCCTATGCGGGCGTGCGATTCGTCGACATGCGCTACGACCTGAGGGCCCAGTTCGACGGACCGCTTCTGAGCCTCGCCCGCTCCAGGAGCTTCGGTGGCACCGTGACTCAGCCGTTGCTGGGGACGCAGGCCAGTGTGTTCCTCTCGCCGCGCTTGCGCCTGTTCGCCCGGGGTGATGTCGGCGGCTTCGGCGTCAACAACTCCGACGACTATTCCGCCAATGCCCAGGTTGGTCTGGGTTATGCGGTGGGCAACAACACCCAGCTCAATCTCTCCTGGCGCTATCTCCACCTCGGTGGGACCAACGATCAGTCCCCGGAGAATGCCTATGACATCAACCAGAATGGCGTTGAGATGGGGGTGAAATTCTTTTTCTGAGCTGTACCGAGACAGGCCTTCCAGACGTTGGGCAGCCGATCTGATCCAGGCGATGAGCTGAACCATGGCCTGGTTACCGCTGCTGCTGTACGTGGTGCTCAAGGGGCTCAACGCCACCGCCCTGAAAGGGCTGCAGGCCTTCGGGGCGTCTCACCCGATCGGTGGCGAGAACCCGATCAGTTTCTGCAACGTCTACTTCGTGGCCCAGTTGATCGTGGGCCTCACGGTGCTGTTGCCCGGACATCAGGGGCTGCCGTTGCTCCTGGCCAGGCTGGAGGGGGCCGATCGCCGTCTGCTGATGCTGGACACGGTGCTCGGTCTGATCCTCGGACCCGTGGCCTTCTACTTCGCCCTGGAAGCCCTTTCGGTGATCAGCCAGACCCTGCTGTTCGCCCTGGTGCTGCCGCTGTCGGCACTGCTGGCCAGGCGTCTGCTGGGGGAAACGCTGCCACGGGGCTTCTGGTTGAGCTTCGGGCTGATCGTGCTCGGGCTGCTGCTGCCCCAGCTGGCGATGGCCGGCATGGGTGGACCGATGGATGAACTGCGGGGGGTGATCTGGGCGCTGGTGGGAGTGGTCGCCTTCGCGGGCGCCGGAGTGAGCGGCCGCGCCATCGCTCGGCGTGGCTGGCCGGCCGCCCTCACGGTTGGGCTCACCACCACGATCTCGGCCCTGGTGTTCGGCGCCCTGGCCCTGATCCTGTTCGGACCCACCCATTTCCACCTGCTCAATGCCGCCTGGGTGGTGGGGGTGATCGTGATCTATGGACTCGGGCTGTCCCTGGGCAGTGAACTGGCCCTGCGCCAGGCCTACCGCCACTGGAGTGTGGCCCAGGTGTCGTTGTGGGGATCGCTGACGATCGTGGTGGCGGTG from Synechococcus sp. CBW1107 encodes the following:
- the sds gene encoding solanesyl diphosphate synthase, yielding MATVAELLQPVENDLETLLSDLRSLIGAGHPILQAAAEHLFSAGGKRIRPGIVLLLSRALSPDGELSSRHRRLAEITEMIHTASLVHDDVVDEASTRRGVDTVHSRFNNRLAVLAGDFLFAQASWHLANLDDLAVVKLLSRVIMDLADGEVRQGLYRYDTGQSFETYLDKSYCKTASLIANSAKASGVLSGLADDRLEDLYRFGRQLGLAFQVVDDILDFTGSDQQLGKPAASDLATGYLTAPVLFALEERPALAGLIERELCEPEDLAQALALVRGCEAIPRSRALAEGFAREAGEALQWLSPSDSRTALLSLPDFVLSRLY
- a CDS encoding DoxX family protein, which gives rise to MRSSRPQLRLSRSGQRHRANPWIEGVARVLLALVFVHALVGKLTNFGAVAGTIAARGLPLAPLLLVLAIALLAVGSALLILGWRQRLGAVLLLVFLVPTTLIFHSELADTADRIQLLKNLAIVAGLLLVANQPPVERRPRLRR
- a CDS encoding trans-aconitate 2-methyltransferase — its product is MDGAEQAWAYAAADFNASDQAMVDRIALCFGSRLGERILDLGCGPGNITFRLASRYPSSRVVGVDGSGAMLAIALARLDQRRQHQQDSPPCGSVSFVQALLPSSRLQGGYDAVVSNSLLHHLHDPQVLWSTVRQLAAPGAAIYIKDLRRPPDQTTLERLVATHAAGAPPVLRHDYRQSLGAAFTVQEVQDQLRQAGLGQLLVREAEDRYLEVMGRHPA
- a CDS encoding MliC family protein → MVGLSLLRAPVLPTPVVLSTLGAGLGSVLLITQAAIAEPAIRADYRCSGPGETLQVTALFFPENPRQVVLIVEEQAVRLPQAPSGSGARYSSLGQEFWVKGREARWIRTHAQAEQPLTCAVVPQGR
- a CDS encoding DMT family transporter gives rise to the protein MAWLPLLLYVVLKGLNATALKGLQAFGASHPIGGENPISFCNVYFVAQLIVGLTVLLPGHQGLPLLLARLEGADRRLLMLDTVLGLILGPVAFYFALEALSVISQTLLFALVLPLSALLARRLLGETLPRGFWLSFGLIVLGLLLPQLAMAGMGGPMDELRGVIWALVGVVAFAGAGVSGRAIARRGWPAALTVGLTTTISALVFGALALILFGPTHFHLLNAAWVVGVIVIYGLGLSLGSELALRQAYRHWSVAQVSLWGSLTIVVAVISAALVLGEAIHPITVIGLLLVLLGTRMGTAVGGA
- a CDS encoding helix-turn-helix transcriptional regulator yields the protein MMESIDRNPSVSERASHPAEPCEPADTADPSTVERLPILVSLGRTLAEAREAQGIPLAVLAEQNYLSADRLDALESGDHTRLPERIYLIAQARRVATSLGLDADQLTEPLLEIHLPGVKRTAAPSSAPVARVSLAAPAMAPRDPSSTARLEPARKPRRVGVTWLLAGVAGVVALVVGLALGWKPSQPKATTTTRPPAGAEASTTISPAGKPSQSTSAGKPSQGSLQLSSREPSWLEVRNGEDKELFRGLFTGTGNFSLGSGLKVLAGRPDLITVTTASGESETLGTIEQISWQQFSSSGERQPSQRRSSP